One Paramisgurnus dabryanus chromosome 9, PD_genome_1.1, whole genome shotgun sequence DNA segment encodes these proteins:
- the slc19a3b gene encoding solute carrier family 19 member 3b, with protein MTYLQFNFAMVTSTEVGYFSYIYSVIPPERYQQATGYVRSAMLIGYTFGATLGQLLISLADTSYFHVNTITLGLMGVAFLISLGLPMPQHGMFFKNGTGVSADPLEEACEGKDLRKEAKGRCCTWGNVKHSGKQMWGSLRESYSSIKMLQWSLWWSLATAGYGQVFNYVQLMWDHIEPSSTSSVYNGGVEAVCTLVGAAAAFSVGHLKVQWGVWGELSLGVFSAIGAGCVFLMGLTNNIWLCYAGYAIFKASYMFLITITMFQIAVNLSMECYALTFGINTFAALTLQTILTAIVVDNTVLGLGIETQFLVYGGYYSLISVLFLMQGVNTVCKRYCMSEARPNDDRSPQENMEDQCVTDSDNIKEDP; from the exons ATGACCTACCTGCAGTTCAACTTTGCAATGGTCACCTCTACTGAGGTTGGCTACTTTTCATATATCTATAGCGTCATACCTCCCGAACGCTACCAACAAGCCACGGGATACGTCCGTAGTGCTATGCTGATCGGCTATACGTTCGGAGCCACATTAGGGCAGCTGCTAATATCATTAGCCGATACAAGCTACTTTCATGTTAACACAATCACTTTAGGTCTAATGGGGGTGGCTTTTCTCATCTCTTTGGGCTTGCCAATGCCCCAGCATgggatgttttttaaaaatgggACAGGGGTGTCTGCGGACCCTTTGGAAGAGGCATGCGAGGGGAAAGATCTTAGAAAGGAGGCCAAAGGAAGATGCTGCACTTGGGGAAACGTTAAACATTCTGGAAAGCAAATGTGGGGCAGTCTTCGAGAATCCTACTCTTCGATAAAGATGCTGCAGTGGTCCCTCTGGTGGTCCCTGGCTACAGCTGGATACGGGCAGGTCTTCAACTATGTCCAGCTAATGTGGGACCACATCGAGCCTTCCAGTACATCATCTGTGTATAATGGTGGAGTGGAGGCAGTTTGCACACTTGTAG GTGCAGCTGCAGCCTTCTCGGTGGGCCATTTAAAAGTACAGTGGGGTGTGTGGGGCGAGCTCTCCCTGGGTGTATTCTCCGCTATAGGAGCAGGATGTGTCTTCCTAATGGGCCTCACCAACAATATTTGGCTGTGTTACGCTGGCTATGCTATCTTCAAAGCCTCGTACATGTTTCTCATCACAATTACAAT GTTTCAGATAGCAGTTAATCTCTCTATGGAATGTTACGCTTTAACCTTTGGCATAAACACTTTTGCTGCCCTTACTCTACAAACAATACTTACTGCTATTGTGGTGGACAATACAGTACTTGGACTGGGCATTGAAACACAG TTCCTTGTATATGGAGGTTACTACAGCTTGATCTCTGTCCTCTTCCTAATGCAAGGAGTGAACACCGTTTGTAAACGCTACTGTATGTCTGAAGCGAGACCAAATGACGATCGATCACCTCAGGAAAATATGGAAGACCAGTGTGTTACAGACTCAGACAATATCAAAGAGGATCCATGA